The proteins below come from a single Hippocampus zosterae strain Florida chromosome 5, ASM2543408v3, whole genome shotgun sequence genomic window:
- the LOC127601399 gene encoding CCR4-NOT transcription complex subunit 10-like translates to MMLFNLGSAYCLRSEYDKARKCLQQAASMVNTKEIPPEAILLGVYLELQNGNTQLALQIIKRNQLLPPAVQRVSPDSRKKPMQPIQLPSSFTQVQRK, encoded by the exons ATGATGCTCTTCAACCTTGGCAGCGCGTACTGCTTACGAAGTGAATATGACAAAGCCCGCAAGTGCCTTCAACAG GCTGCATCGATGGTGAACACTAAGGAGATTCCACCTGAAGCCATCTTGTTGGGAGTCTACTTGGAGCTACAGAATG GGAATACTCAGCTGGCCTTGCAGATCATCAAACGCAACCAGCTGCTGCCCCCGGCAGTCCAGAGGGTGTCGCCAGATTCCCGCAAGAAACCCATGCAGCCAATCCAGCTTCCTTCATCGTTCACACAAGTCCAGCGCAAATGA